From Streptomyces sp. SAI-135:
CGGATCGCGCGGGATCTCTCCCATGTCGATCCACCGCCGCACCCGGGAGGTGTCGGTCGAGAGCTGGGGATGGCCCATGGCCGCCGCCTGCCGGTTGACCAGCCTCGCGAGTTCACCCTTGGACCAGCCGGCCAGGCCGAACAGGTCCGAGAGTCGGGTGTTGGGTTGTCCGCTCACGTCAAGCCCCCAGGTTCTCGGCTGAGTTGACAGTAGCCCCGCGTCAGTTGCTCCGGGACTATTCGCCAGGGTTCGCCAGGGTTCGCCAGATGGTGTGCCACGCGGCATATGCGGTGAGGTAGGAACGCGCCACCCCGACCCGGACCGCACAGGGACATTCCCCAGGGTGCACCCGGTGATCCGGGTCGGGCGGCGCACTGCTTCTCCAGGCACAGCAGGCACACGAAGGGATCTGTCTCGCCCATGTACGCAGCATCGTCCTCCGTGTCCGCCCCGCCCCGGTCGCCGCATCTCCGCCCGGGCGGTGGCCCCTACCTCGACCCCGCGCGGCCGACGGCCCCCGTACCGGGTGCGGGCAGGGCACGGCGCGTTCCGGGGCTCGGCACCCAACCGCTCAGCGGGAGACTCGACTTGTCCGGCCCCCAGGGCGCCCAGCTGCGCACGGCGATCGCGTCGGTGCACCGGATCTGCCCGGAGTTCGCCCCGGTGCAGGTGCTGCGCCGCAGCGGACGCTCCGTGCTCCTGGTCGGTACGACGGGACGCAGCACGGCCGTCGCCAAGTGTTTACTCGACCACTCCCCGGTATGGGCCGAGCGGATCCGGCACGAAATAGCCGCCTACCGCTCGTTCGTCCGGCACCGGCCTCCGGTGCGCGTGCCGCGGCTGATCGCGGCGGACCCGGACAACTGCACCCTGGTCATCGAGCGGATGCCCGGCCGGGTGGCGGCGCTGCACCGGCATCCGGCGGAGGCCCCGCCGCGGGCGGACATCCGGGCGGCACTCGGCGCGGTGTGCCGGCTCAACGCCTGGCGCCCGCCCGCGGGGACCTTCGACGCCCCGCTCGACTACGCGGCCCGTATCTCCCGCTACCACGAGCTGGGGCTGCTGACCGACCGGGACATGGGAGACCTCCAGAAGCTGCTGCACGGCATCGCGCACTCGGCGGGCCGGCAGGGCATGGGCCAGTTCTGCCACGGCGACGCACTGCTCTCGAACATCCTGCTCTCACCGGCCGGTCCAGTGCTGGTGGACTGGGAGCACGCGGGCTGGTATCTG
This genomic window contains:
- a CDS encoding aminoglycoside phosphotransferase family protein, coding for MYAASSSVSAPPRSPHLRPGGGPYLDPARPTAPVPGAGRARRVPGLGTQPLSGRLDLSGPQGAQLRTAIASVHRICPEFAPVQVLRRSGRSVLLVGTTGRSTAVAKCLLDHSPVWAERIRHEIAAYRSFVRHRPPVRVPRLIAADPDNCTLVIERMPGRVAALHRHPAEAPPRADIRAALGAVCRLNAWRPPAGTFDAPLDYAARISRYHELGLLTDRDMGDLQKLLHGIAHSAGRQGMGQFCHGDALLSNILLSPAGPVLVDWEHAGWYLPGYDLATLWSVLGDAPVARRQISQIAQTAGPASRDAFLVNLMLVLTREIRTYETAVQRSMHDSTPAAPGAAHPGAAPSGEEQRLLLRRLHDDCQLARRAVRAAVGTR